The Candidatus Omnitrophota bacterium sequence CAGCATGATCTCATGATGCCCGATAATATAAAACCCATTCCCACCCGACATAACCGGCCGCATAACTACATTCTGCGATGGACGGTAATGATATATCATATCAAAATTTGCAGTAGAAAAATCTTTTACTTTATTCCCAAGATTGCGTGACAAATTAAGCGCCTTAAGGAACACTTCCGGCAAAATTACAGCTGACCCAAAATTTAAAACAACGCCTCCATTATTTAAATTGCTTATCTTCTCCGTAAGCTTATGGAAATCCCTTAGAGAGCCTTCTGCTGTAAGAGACGCGTCAAAAGACGGATGTTGATGGATAATGTCTGTACCAATTGCCACAAAAACACAAACCGGGACATTATACTTGTAAGCGTTATATAATAAACTTAAATCCTTGTAGGCAAGTTTCTCTTCAGCAATAAATTTCCCGACTGAACTACCTAAGCCAAGCCCTTCTCCGACGCCATTTACTACCGCCTCATTAATTAAATCGGCAGTCTCTTTACCCATTCCAAAACTACCGTTTTTCAAATTCTCTGCAACATCTTCTGAGGTTTTACCTTGAAAAGCAATTTCAAAATCGTGGATAATCCCTGCTCCATTAAGACAGATACAATCAATTACTTTCCTTTTTAATAACTCAATTAGTATTGGATTTAACCCACATTTAATTACATGCGCACCTGCCATAAAGATTACCGACTTCTTTGTTTTACGCGCTTTGATAACAGCGTTAACAATGGCACGTATGTCTTTAGCCTTTAATATGTTAGGCAGAGAATCAAAAAACTTGGCAAAAGAAGCTTTTTTACCGGGTAATTTGGCAAAATCCCCCAGCTCTACTTTGCTAAATCTCTTCTTAACCGAATATCTTTTTACTTTATTTATATTTATCATAGCGAAGCTCTAATTTTAGCATAAACTGCGCCTAAATCAACTTATTTTACTACGAAATGTTGAGCAAATTATAAAGAGAATTACAAGCGTCTGCCTTGTCTTGTTTCTCGCAGGGACGTTCGCCAACCCCAGCGTGGTTGGCTCACTCTCGAAAATTCTCGCTCTGCCTACATTCTATTT is a genomic window containing:
- a CDS encoding deoxyhypusine synthase family protein, whose amino-acid sequence is MININKVKRYSVKKRFSKVELGDFAKLPGKKASFAKFFDSLPNILKAKDIRAIVNAVIKARKTKKSVIFMAGAHVIKCGLNPILIELLKRKVIDCICLNGAGIIHDFEIAFQGKTSEDVAENLKNGSFGMGKETADLINEAVVNGVGEGLGLGSSVGKFIAEEKLAYKDLSLLYNAYKYNVPVCVFVAIGTDIIHQHPSFDASLTAEGSLRDFHKLTEKISNLNNGGVVLNFGSAVILPEVFLKALNLSRNLGNKVKDFSTANFDMIYHYRPSQNVVMRPVMSGGNGFYIIGHHEIMLPLLAQAIIEKV